The Scleropages formosus chromosome 3, fSclFor1.1, whole genome shotgun sequence genome contains the following window.
acctatgaccaGGAGTCCAGGCACCCTGAGGCAGAAATGCCACCTGGTTTtaaagtgtgagagagagagagagagagagagagagagagagagagagagagagagagagagagagagagaagatgaAGGACACGACTCACAGTATTCCGCCACAACTTTGGGGGTTTGGACGGACTGGGCAGAGACGTAGACCACAACTGCAGGGTTCTTCCGGGCAAAGTCCACCACTCCATTCTCAACAAATTCTCTGTGGAGAGAAAGGGTCACATAAGGTCATAGGTCACACACCAGATGCTTACATCCACGATGGGTTTAGTTTgaggtgtctctctctctctctctcactctctctctctcacacgacCGAAGACTAGCTAAATACGCGCTAGAAACACTACAGAAGGTGGCACCACCTGGCCCCCAGGGAGCCCTGTCCTTTCGGCGAGAAGATGAGCGCCACCCGCTTCAGCTGACACACGTAGCGGCCCACGCCGTTGCGAAGGACGCTCTGCAGGAAGCGGCTCGCGGTGCCTCGCGCCGTCATTTCTCAAGGGAAGCCGACGACTTCTGCTCTTTGTACCGCGGCCTTgagctgtgtttttattaacGCCCTAACGAACGCGCATCTCGCCGTTGCTCAGGTTAGAGGACAACGCGAGGGACACATCCGGCCAACCTTGTCCGATAACACTGAGGTCCGTACTGAAACAGGCACACGATTTAATATTatggtttattcattttacttaaTATCCACTTGCTAAATATTCCGTAGGTGATTTCTGTGTCACAGTGACACGTTGGTGTATATACCACATAATATATGCAATAGAGAATAAActcagcaataaataaatgagtgtcAGGAGAGCTGAGTTCCGAGAGATGTGTTTCACCCGGATGCATTTCGCTGTAGGATAAAGATTAACGTTTCATGCACGCGGGATTCTTCTACTCCCCCTTCATCATCCAGCACAGTAAAGTTAGTTATTCccctttcttttacattttcaacagATTCGGAGTGGTACATGCGCCTGACGTGGCGCAGCAGAACGGATTATATTCGCGTTCTTCATTAGCTTTGAAATTGTTGGTTTCCTGTCACGGAGGGCGGGAAAAGTGAGCGGCAGCTCGCGACAGGTGGACCGTTATTTACTAGGCGAGctgagcgagcgagcgcacgCTACGACCTGGTGTTTCCCCACAACGAGCTCATCGCGCGTTCATACGTTGAGTTGAACGTTTTAGCGTAGTCGGTAGTGTAGTTGGATCAGCAGTACGTCATTGGCACGCGCGCCGCGGTCGCGAGCAGTTTCTTTGCCTCGCTCTCcggttttatttacttatttatttgctttttttctttgtttgtttattttactgccATTTTTTCGAGGCATTAAGTTAAAACAGGGGCCAGGCTGATAAATGGTATGTAGAGATACTGGGGAATCTGTTATTAGACTTGCCTGAATCCTGGAGAAAGTCTGAGGCAGAAATAAGTAACTGACAGTGTCAGTGtgctattttgtcatttttaccacaTAAAGCTGGATAATTTTGCGGTGCTTTACTTTCCGTTTTAAGGCGTGCGACGGCGTAGTTTTCCCCCTCAGAGAGTGGAACGTAGAACCTGTGGTGAATTACTCAGTAgctgtctctgtctgtcacacTTGTCTCCAAACAAAGTGACCTAGAATGTGACGCTTTACagtttaagctacttacactgatttagccattcatacagcagggtatttttttactgtttagaTGTAGcgtaagtacctcgatcgagggttttgctgcaggaggtgggatttgaacctctgattTACAACGCAACACTAAAACGTTCCGCTCCCTCTGACACGCTGACTGGCTCCGGTGTCGGTGTTACGGTTCTCACTGCGTTCTCTTTGTCCTCCAGATGTGAGAAGCTCTGTATCTGGCAGCTGGAGCAGATGTGGACGTTCGGCTGCTTCCCGAAGGTTCCTTCCTATCTGCTGCGACGGGCCGTGCTCGGCTCCAGGGCGCTGCCGCCCCGGCGTCGCTCCTCGCTCCTGGTGAGACCGAGCCCGTCATGTTCGCACCCCGTTCGGGCTGCACCCCTGGGCCTCCCCCAGCCCTGCTCCGTGGGTTTCCGGCTCCACTGCAGGACTTTGAGAAAGAACGCCAAGTTCACGGTGGACGTCCCCGAAACCCCTGTCACCACGGCGGACATCAAGCAGTACCTTCGCTCGAAGGAGATTCCCTTTCGCGACGGCTACAGCTGCCTGCAGGCCCCAACGTTTTTCCGGGAGGATCGGTCACCCGGGTTGGTTGTGGGACCGGAGCGCGACTCCTTTGCTCTGTTCATTGACAAAACGACAGGGCGGTTCCTCTGCGTAGAGACGCTGGTGGAGGGCAGCTGGGAGGACCTACAGGATTGTTTGGAGGTCATGCAGAAGGAGGGCTGCAACTTCATCAGGCCGGATGTGCTCCTGGGGTACCCGGAGAGCCAGGAGCAGCGGGAAGAAAGGGAGTCCCAGCTCCTCGAGGCCCAGAGGATCTACTCCAGCTCTCTGGCCCTCAGCGAACTTCCTGAGGAGGATGCCCAGCTGGCAAAGACTATGTTTGGCATCAGTCGCATCTCCAACGCCACCTTGAACAGGTTCGGTGTCCGGTTCTTTAAGCCCACCAAGAGCCTGGTCTTCCCCTGGTTCCGCACACGGGACGTCAGCCTGCAGGGCATCAAGCTCCTGTCTGCCAGGACCGATGAGGATAGCGTCATCTACACTGACGTCACCATTCCCAGACCGGCTGCCTACCAGAATCTGTTTGGCCTGCCGCTTATTGGACACAAAGACGCCGAAGTGGTGCTCACGGGCCGCGAGGTGGACACCCTGGCCGTCAGTCAGGTCACGGGGCTTCCGAGTCTGGCGCTGCCCCGGGGAGTAGCCAGCTTGCCCCCTGCCCTACTACCCTACCTGGAGCAGTTCCGGCGAGTGACGTTGTGGCTGGGTGGAGACCTGCGTGCCTGGGAAGCCTCTAAGATCTTCTCCCGCAAGCTGGGCCTTCGGCGGTGCTCCCTGGTGCGGCCCGGGGAGCACCAGCCCTGCCCCAACGAGGCTCTGGCCAGAGGGAAGAACCTGGCGCGCATCCTGAAGGCGGCCATCCCTGCCGCCCACAAGTCCATCGTCTCCTTCCGGCAGCTCCGAGAGGACGTTTACGGGGAGCTGGCCAACACAGAGCAGGTGGCCGGCGTGAAGTGGACTCGCTTCCCCGAGCTCAACAAGTTACTGAAGGGCCATCGGAAGGGGGAGCTCACTGTCTTTACAGGTGCCGTGTTCTACTGCATGTTGAACACCTTCAGTTTTACCATAGACACTTAGTTTTATGGCTCCACCATGTAAATAAACGGTTCTTGACAGCATTTGAAATTAGTTGACGTCATTATTGTTACTTTAGTTAGGCTGGAAttcttgtttatttaaaaacaaacagaaaaaacacatacCCTCTCCACACATGTACTTTTCCTGCTTTGTTACCTCTGTGATGGTTACCTCTTGGTTAACCctctgtgatgtgatgtgtcCACTGCAAAAGCAAAAAGGTGTGTGGAATTTTGTGTAATAACCCAAATTTGGAAAGACAAAGGATCAACTCAAGGATCATGTTGTTTGTGTCAGATTCTGTGTGGAGCTGTGACCGGACTCAGTTATTGGTTCTAGTGATATACGCTGAGCTGCCATCCCCCTACAGGCCCCACGGGCAGCGGTAAGACCACCTTCATCAGCGAGTTTGCCCTGGACCTGTGCATGCAGGGTGTCAACACCCTGTGGGGAAGTTTCGAGATCAACAACGTGCGGCTTGCCAAGATCATGCTCAAGCAGTTCTCCATGCAGCGCCTGGAGGAGAGCCTGCAGGAGTACGATATTTGGGCAGACAAGTTCGAGGACCTACCGCTTTACTTCATGACGTTCCACGGACAGCAGAACATAAAGTGAGCCTGGAGTGGAATTGATCCAATCAGTCTAATTttacaaaacacatgaaaactgACAGTCTGATGGCTGTGAATCTTTAAACTGAAGGCTAAATCCCAAAAGGTTCAGTTTCTTTCTGAAAGGTCCTGTGAGCATTCTGAGCCTTTGCCTTCAACTTGAAGGAGAGAATGTTAGTTTTGTCCCTGCAGTAATAAATACTACTGGATACTTGTAAAATGTTGACTTTTTCTTGTCTTGACTGTGAGGGATGAATAGTAGTTGCAGAATGAGTTTTTGAGAATTGATTAAGAAGAGTGGTGAtgcaaggggggtgcggtggcgcagcgggtttggcctatgcctgctctctggtgggtctggggttcaagtcccgcttggggtgccccgcatcctgggtgtgtccccagccccgtgccctgtgttgccggattaggctctggcttgctgtgaccctgcttaggatgagtggtttcagtcagtgtgtgtgtgtgtgtgtgtgtgtgtgtgtgtgtgtgtgtgtgtgagttgtgaCACCAGCTGTCAGACTCTTAAAAAGATGGTgttgaatgtaaatattttatgttttcccGGCAGAACGGTTCTGGAAACCATGCACCACGCAGTGTACCTCTATGACATCAGCCATGTAGTCATCGATAACCTTCAGTTCATGATGGGCCAGGAGAACATCTCCATAGATAAGTGGGGGCTCTCTCCTGCTTTACCAGctttttctgtgtgctttctgtGCACAACCTACAGTATATAAATGATATAAAGACTGCCCGCGTTCTGTTACATCATCTCAAATTTCACCatgtacttgtttttctttctttgtaccTTGCTTCTGTTTCAACATTGCTGCTGTCAAGCATTTGGATGGCTTGTATTTCTTGTTCAAAAATTCCTGAGAGGCTCATGTTTACCTCATCTCTGGCTGCAGGTTCGCAATCCAGGACCACATCATTGGTGCCTTCAGGACTTTTGCCACCAACAACAGCTGTCACGTGACCCTGATCATCCACCCCAGGAAGGAAGAAGATGACAAGGACCTTCAGACAGCATCCATCTTTGGCTCTGCTAAGGTAGGTCCAAGTGCAAGCCCCTGGTTCATCCACCTCCCCTCTGCCCCGTTACTCCTAAAGAGTTCTTCAGTGCACATATATCCATAATGACATTGATTAAAATAGCGTGGGACTATATTGATCTTGGTGGGGATTGCTTTAACTCCCACCTTTGCACATGTTCTGCAGGCCAGCCAGGAGGCGGACAATGTGCTGATCCTGCAGGAGAAGAAGCTGGTGACCAGCCCTGGACGGAGGTCTTTGCAGGTTGCCAAGAACCGCTTTGATGGTGACGTAGGTATCTTCCCCTTGGAGTTCAACAAGGCCTCCCTGACCTTCTCTACCCCTCTCAGGGGTAAGAACAAGCTCCGCAAGCTCAAGGGGGATAAACCGGACTCTGCAGAGGATGTGCTGTCCCCAGTGAAGTCTGGGAAGGTGGAGAAAGCGGAGAAACCAGCTAAGGCCTCAAAGCCTCCGAGATCCGAGAAGGGATCAACAGGGGGGAAGAATCGAGAGAACACAAAGGGTGAGGGTGGATCTGAAAGATAGTGAAAGAACGGGTTGAGTTTTTGAGGATTGCCCATATGAGCAATATGATTATAGTCAAAACTGATCAAAATAGTTCTCCTTTTTTAATGGTCGGTCTGTGTGTCTCACAATGAGTGGGTCCTGGTGACTCATCCCTGCCTTACATGTGCACACAGCCTGATGAGTTAGACAACAaggtggactttttttttttttttttttttcccttgtctCAACTGTGTTTGTCAAAAATCAAGGCAAAGAGGTATATGGATTTAGTCAAGCTCAGGTGGATAATATCTGGGATGAAAGATCCAGTCAAAAGGCACATAATGCTTTGGAATGTTGTGCCGTTCTGTTACTGTATTGCTGTTAATGAGCTGTTATAAAACTTTAATGTGAAGAATCTTTTAATAGTGTTTGTAAACCCTTACAGTGAAATATCTTTCCACTGACCTTTTTGTAAAGTGACTATGGAGATGTTAATCTGattttataataacaataataatttttaaaaaattctttcaatTGTGTGAGGTACCTCATTCTGGATGTCCACTAGAGGTCCCTAGAGGTTCAAAGCTGCATGGAAGCTAATGAGTGGAGCATGGTTCATCTTGTTtttaagaggatttttttttaaggacgAGAACATCATTGGGTAAAGGGAACATGGAAGTTACCCACTGCCTCGTCGACGTGCCCCTGAAAGTCATCATACAGTCCCGCTTGGCTTTGTGGCAAAAATGGATGTCATGTGTGGTTGAGCTGCTTTATGGGAATTAGATTTCTATATATGTGCGTAATCTTGTGGATTATTTAGCGTTTTGGCCTCAGAAATGCTGTGTAGCTGGGCTACAGTCAGGAAGGGCAGGAAATGTCTGCCAGAGGTGAAACTGAAAGGATTTGGACACAGCATTTAGTTGAAAGATTAGGACTTGCTGATTATCTGCggaatgaaaatggaaaatacgCCATCAGTTATATCTTCATATAAGGTGCTCTTATAAATTATGTTGAATTACATgtatgaaaggtttttttttttttgatttcagTTACTCATTTTGATATCAAATAATAAACGGTAAAGAACAAATTCACAGTCTTGTGGGCCCCCCCAGTGCTCTTAGTGGAGTGTTTTGGTTACATGTTGAGATGTAACCAGCAGGACTTCAAGGAAAACGATTGACTGATTATTACTCATAGTGATTTACTCATCCCGCCTACAACAAAGTGTGAAAATGGTTCaaatatatgtttataaaaTTTTGCCTCATGTGAAGCGTTAAATGCAGTTCACTTGGGGCCGTGCAAAGCCGTCATGCTGTGGTGCTCACGTACACCAACAGTGTGGCGTCGTCACTGACTGCCGGAGCAGATGCTGTCATCCGAGGGTGACCTGAACTCAACTCTCAGGGTAGGAGGGGGGGGTGAGCAGTTATGCTTCACACTGCgcataaaaacaaagcaagcaAGAAAGAACAGAGCCTGCAAAGTCACTGTAGAGGGTTACTGTGTCTCCATCCGCACGGTGTAAACACCAGGGTTGCAGAACGGACGTGAACGTTAAGTTCCGAGTGGAGAGTATTTTGCATGTTCGTTCACTTGTGAAAGGCTTCAGTCTGATGAATTAGACTAGAATGCACATGTGAGAGAGGGACCTACTGTGACTTTGGGTGCTGAGgttatgtagtggttagaaccaccaCCTTTACTCTGACAGGTTGAAATCctctgtcctgctgtagtaccttttgaTAAAAGTATTTACTCTGGATTGATGCAGCATCagtgggtaaataagtatatGTAGCTCAAtaaatcacttttgagaaaagtgggCACTAAGGTAAATTTAATGCAGGTGGCTCTGAAAACTTGGCCTGTGTCAATGCGTAGTGCATCCATATGGACTGAAAGGGTCCCCGCCGCATAAACGTCAATCCTCTGACCCAGGGTTAGACCTCAAACTGAAGGGACTTCATCAAAATACTTCTCTATGTACATCTGCCTCACAAAATTACACGCTGGAGGTCTTTTTGGCCATGTTGCTGACATCCACACACAGAGTGATGCAATGTGAACTGTTAGTGATGCTGCACCTGCATCTCTGGGGTATTCCCTAGGTACTGTTTACATCATACAGGCACTCTTGGGGATTACCATGGAGCAACTGTGAGCAACAATAACCATCCCTCGATCCCTCTGAGTGTCTGATTCCCCAGTGTCCATTAATCCTCTGATAGGTCAGAGTTTGTTGATTGATTGAAACGTTTGACCAATTCTCTCCCTGGCAAGATGTTCATGTGCATATGTATGATCAAGGCCTCTTTGATCTGTGACCTGTGAGATTGCAATACAGTTTGGAACCATTTTTATGGACACATAGAAACGATTCCATGACAAAGGACAAGCTAGCAGGTGCTGTAGTGATCCAGCTCTTGTATGTGGGGAAAAGGGCTGCAGTTTGAAAACCCAGGACCTTAGCTACCATTACTTCTAGAGGTCTGAGTTGCTTCGGTAAAACATTAATCTTtgtaataaatataagaaaCTAGAGTAGGATTTTACAGGTTTTATCTTCCACAGCTGATGGGAGTCTCTCAGGGGACCCTGGTGACTGGGAGGGCAGCTTCCTTCCCTGTGATGGCAGCTAGAATCTCACCTTCCTGCCTGTTGGGTCCTATTATTCCAGCCCTGCAGCTCCACACCCCCAGCTTATGcataccaccaccaccacctcctccagaaAGACAAGGCTAAACACTGGGCTTCAACCTTCTCTGCAGGACCACAGGCCAAAGTCCTCACGGGGTGTGCTGGCAGCATCCGTGTTCGTGTGGGTGTGACTTTGCTGGTGCTTTCGAGAAGAGTGGCAAAGGGGAGCTGATGGGGGAGGGTTAGAACTTCAGACGGCTCCCCCCTACCAGCAGCTTGTGATTTACTTGGATAACTCAGTGTACCGTGACCTGCAGGAGTTCCATGACCCACCAATATAAACAAAAAGCTTCAGGAAGCACATATCGAAGTAGACGGACAGTGGCTGCAGTAACTAACGCGTAGGCTAACCTTTAGAAAATATTACATGCAATTTTTGAATTTTAGAGGGGGGAAAAGTTTTAGTGCTACCCACTCAGAtgcttgttttctgtaaaacttCAAACTTAAAGCCAGAGGATTATTGAATGACCGGAGATGTGCAATTATGAGCTTTTCCCATTTTCTCCCTAATAGCCCTCAGGTGGGATCCAAGGTCTGTGGATTTTGCCGCAGTTGCCATGTTGTGGGTGGAACGGAGTTGGATCAACTTTTTCATTCCTACGCTCTTGTGAAATAATGcagctgaattttttaaaaaaaaaaaaaaattagtaagtTTGTGTCGGCACATGAGTGGCTGGGTAGAGTGAACAGAGCCCTCCTGCTAACTGGTTCCAGGGAAACCGGAGGAAAAGGAGCAAGCGAACAGCCCAGCCCATATATCACTGGGAATTACTGTCTCCAACGCTGCTGTGTTCAATTACGATTGCCTCGTTTTGAGATCTTCCACCTCTCCAACTGGCGTGCGTTAGGCGGCGATGATCATGCCACAAAattggaaaggaaaaaatggcTTCAGACGGAATGAAAACCCGAGAATGTCTCCCATCCTCGCCCACACGAAACTTCTGGTGGAAAGCAAAGCTGTTTGGGATCTGCACTCCCAGACTGGATCTCGGCGACGTCGTGGTTGTCTGAGGGGAACACCAAGGGTTGGACTGCGATGTTGCAGAGCAAGACATGAAGAGGAATGGTAGAGCAGCAGGGTGGAGATCTTGCTGTGCTGCACGTTTGTTGCTCAACTCTAGCCAGCCTGCTGCCTTTCTTGTTTGACTATAAAAGACTTCACCCTTTGACACTGATGTTAAGCCAAATTTGGATAATGTGTTGGAAAGTAGGGGGTGTGGAACTGTGGTCATCAGCATGGAGGGAAGACACTTTCTATTAGGTTTTGCATCAAACACAAAAGAAGCTTTGGTTCTTGCACATTGTGCAGCTCTTCTTCATGCTGTGTTTTTCTCAAGATGTTGATTCCTTCCTTCTTGGTCCTGCTTAGTTCACATTCATCGATGTTGCATTGTCATGGAGAAGAAAGGCTGTATTGTTTTTCTCTATTTTACACAAGGGCAGGTCATGAAGATGTTAGAAATGCCAAAATGTTACAGAGCGGTCAAGAGCTTTGAGAGGAAGCTTTGTGACTTCAAGGGTTTGTTTAAACGTGGAGTTAATGAGTAGAACAAGAAATTCTTCCGGCAGCCTGAGATGTAAACAACTGTGATATCATCGCAGCACAGAGCGGCCTTGCCTCTCACCACCTGCTAATTGACACCATGAGTTGCAACCACATCCCAAGTGATGGAAGATATGTCACAGCTGCAGGCTTCATTCTCCTATCTACCGCCTAGGGTCCAGTCTGGACTATTTGTGTCCTCCAGAATAAAATGCATTGGTCCATGCTCATATTCTCAGGTGGTGTGTTTCTGAGGTCATCTGACACTCATGGGATGAGGTGGAATGTCCACCTTGTTTTTAACCTCTTATCAACCTTCTCCCTCAGGCCTCTGGATGTGGTGGTGTCCTGTGGTAGAAGTCATTGCACTAAGTTTGGAGCAGGACATTATGGTGGATCGGATCAgtaataattttatgtatttaaaaataaatgagttcTCACATTTTCCATGAAAGCGACTGCTCTTGGCAAagggtttggagaaaaggggtTTCTTTGACTCAGGCTGGCTGCAAAAATGCCTTTTCACTGGCGTCTGAGCACAAGGTCGTGGTGCTTTTGTGGGcccgagtgtgtgtgagaatctgAGATGTCATTCAGCTCTTCACACTCAACACCTCAGCTCCTCCATGCAGTGTCCTAAATGAACGGTCTTTGCTGGAATTTGTTTCGTAGCACTTGATGGACACCAAGCAGCAGCTTCTAATCCGGAACCTCTTTGGTCTCAACTTGTTCTGTGATGAACGATGGGCACGGCTGATCTTGACAAGGAAAAAGGGACATTTTCTCCACTGGCTCAAACACTCATCGCTCAATCAACTCCTCCCCTCAAGTGCTGCACCTCTGGGTGTAGAAACTTCACAATCATGACCTGTGACCTCAGAGGCGGTTCCCAGCCCCAGTGTTGATCATCCACAGTCCTGGAAAAGAGTGATACCTAAACCTCCCTGTGACATGATGTGTACTGCTTCCTCCATCGCTGCTTTCAGTCTCATGTTTACTGGCAACAGCAGGCTGGGCTCCGATCTAAATTACTGGTTCCgttttgttctttgttcttcTCTTCATTGTTCAGTGGTGACGATGGGGAAGTTTTTGACTTTTTCCTCTTCATGACCAAAGAAGCGACAATGACACACCAACGTGCCCCAGCAGCTATTGTTTACTCTTCCTCCGCAGTTGGGTTTGCCCTTCGGTTTGCTCTTCGTTTGCTATTGACAGTTTTCTGGGAGAGTTTCATGTTCGTGTAGTTCCAGTTAACATCTGGAGTGGGAGGGACGGGACACTTTTGAAACGAAGCTCTAATTATGGGATGGGGGGGAGAGGAAGAGGCGCGCGGGGTCTGTGAGATCCGCGCGGTCCCTTCGGCTTTCCAAAGATTTGCTTTTCCTGCTTGGCAAAGGAGTCGTGGGGGTTTGGTTCAGTTTGGGAGAGGAGTAGGTGCAAGGGCAGAAGGAGGCCCAGGGAAAGAGGTGAGAAAcgaaagaggagaaaagatTGAGCTGAAGACCTGGGATACATCTGTCAGCTGGGATGAAACGTTGCTGTTCAGTAAGACACTGACCCGGAACGTGAAGGTTCAAGTCCCTGGAAGGAAGCTGCTCTTGTAACCTTCTGCAGGTTATCGATAGCTCCAGGGAAGGACCcgtctgtataaatggggaaaaaatcgTTCGAAACATATCAAATAAACAGCTAGTTTATTCTagtaataatgtgaaatgtttgcGTCACTGCTACGGGCAAAGGCAATGACTTAAGTAATAATAAGCCAGCTGTGCATCATTCATCAGTCCTGAAATATTCATTGCATAAGCGTGTTACTGCATCGCTGCAGGAAGCACTGTAGCCTT
Protein-coding sequences here:
- the mrpl43 gene encoding large ribosomal subunit protein mL43, which codes for MTARGTASRFLQSVLRNGVGRYVCQLKRVALIFSPKGQGSLGAREFVENGVVDFARKNPAVVVYVSAQSVQTPKVVAEYLNGTVKEENINKKSPEEIGALLKKLSDQSGLDIIRIRKPFHTDSPSIQGQWHPFVNRPPAVGTVRPRGKQPE
- the twnk gene encoding twinkle mtDNA helicase isoform X1 produces the protein MWTFGCFPKVPSYLLRRAVLGSRALPPRRRSSLLVRPSPSCSHPVRAAPLGLPQPCSVGFRLHCRTLRKNAKFTVDVPETPVTTADIKQYLRSKEIPFRDGYSCLQAPTFFREDRSPGLVVGPERDSFALFIDKTTGRFLCVETLVEGSWEDLQDCLEVMQKEGCNFIRPDVLLGYPESQEQREERESQLLEAQRIYSSSLALSELPEEDAQLAKTMFGISRISNATLNRFGVRFFKPTKSLVFPWFRTRDVSLQGIKLLSARTDEDSVIYTDVTIPRPAAYQNLFGLPLIGHKDAEVVLTGREVDTLAVSQVTGLPSLALPRGVASLPPALLPYLEQFRRVTLWLGGDLRAWEASKIFSRKLGLRRCSLVRPGEHQPCPNEALARGKNLARILKAAIPAAHKSIVSFRQLREDVYGELANTEQVAGVKWTRFPELNKLLKGHRKGELTVFTGPTGSGKTTFISEFALDLCMQGVNTLWGSFEINNVRLAKIMLKQFSMQRLEESLQEYDIWADKFEDLPLYFMTFHGQQNIKTVLETMHHAVYLYDISHVVIDNLQFMMGQENISIDKFAIQDHIIGAFRTFATNNSCHVTLIIHPRKEEDDKDLQTASIFGSAKASQEADNVLILQEKKLVTSPGRRSLQVAKNRFDGDVGIFPLEFNKASLTFSTPLRGKNKLRKLKGDKPDSAEDVLSPVKSGKVEKAEKPAKASKPPRSEKGSTGGKNRENTKGEGGSER
- the twnk gene encoding twinkle mtDNA helicase isoform X2 codes for the protein MWTFGCFPKVPSYLLRRAVLGSRALPPRRRSSLLVRPSPSCSHPVRAAPLGLPQPCSVGFRLHCRTLRKNAKFTVDVPETPVTTADIKQYLRSKEIPFRDGYSCLQAPTFFREDRSPGLVVGPERDSFALFIDKTTGRFLCVETLVEGSWEDLQDCLEVMQKEGCNFIRPDVLLGYPESQEQREERESQLLEAQRIYSSSLALSELPEEDAQLAKTMFGISRISNATLNRFGVRFFKPTKSLVFPWFRTRDVSLQGIKLLSARTDEDSVIYTDVTIPRPAAYQNLFGLPLIGHKDAEVVLTGREVDTLAVSQVTGLPSLALPRGVASLPPALLPYLEQFRRVTLWLGGDLRAWEASKIFSRKLGLRRCSLVRPGEHQPCPNEALARGKNLARILKAAIPAAHKSIVSFRQLREDVYGELANTEQVAGVKWTRFPELNKLLKGHRKGELTVFTGPTGSGKTTFISEFALDLCMQGVNTLWGSFEINNVRLAKIMLKQFSMQRLEESLQEYDIWADKFEDLPLYFMTFHGQQNIKTVLETMHHAVYLYDISHVVIDNLQFMMGQENISIDKFAIQDHIIGAFRTFATNNSCHVTLIIHPRKEEDDKDLQTASIFGSAKASQEADNVLILQEKKLVTSPGRRSLQG